The Rhipicephalus microplus isolate Deutch F79 chromosome 4, USDA_Rmic, whole genome shotgun sequence sequence gtctgaaaagcgcgccctttttgcgaATGGAGACTGcgcaacgagtgcagtgacctttgtgtgcccggtaactacaacagaatcattccagtgaaaggccaaggcgtacgattgtcTCAACCGCGGGATAAGCGAGCGCACGCATGAGTGACCCCTTtctgtggggcaaagtacgccTGGGAGATGAGAGTGCGTGCCGCCGCGTCGTGAagatctggcgacgcgcgctcattgcaccatctcgtATGTAATGttcaaaacacgatagttcccccgagatTCCCATCGCCAGTGATAAGTGGTAGAtaagcttgctgtttgaacgttgaaggaggctCTCCTTCGCAGCTCAGTGCCAAACGCATAGCACTGACAATTCATGGGTCGGACGTTCGATTTcgcacgccggagtctttttctcaagtattagatgcgaagcagctctttgactagcctgtgtatcGCTGTCCCTTCGTCCAAACCGCtcccctcaccgcaggtgttggagcggtgccaagtagctcacgcccttcTAGCACtgcgcggtgacgtctctctccctcgcctgccacgcgctcgccGCGTGTTGGCTCTCTCTCTCATCTCAACCTCTACAGCGCTCGCAATGCTCGACGCCCACTCCTAACAGTGGGCATCATCAACACTCACGCCACCTCTCTctatctgtcggcgagaagaagctgTGGGCCGGCAGGTGCGTGCGTTGCGCGCGCATTCAGAATGTGgcggcgccgacaatgtggacagcggGCCGCCGCTTGCCGCGCGATCAAGCCGATGGGCAGGATGCCATCActgcatgcttcccgctagtgtgcgcgtgcTCTTCCCGGCTgtcgtcggcgttgcgagggtttGCGAAgctgatcgcgttcgcgaatggctaCTTCAACACCGGCGGGGCGCGAGGCAGAAAAGACGAACGCAGGCGTCAgtagtggaagaccagcgacacccaAGAGGTGCAAGTCAAGACCaccgatcacgttcgagaatagAGATGGCGCGCAGGTAACACCAACGTGACGCCAAGGAAACCGAGCGCAAGcttcttcaacgcgtcccgcctcccgtgtctttgcgttcttccagcacccgtgtCAACACCCGTTTAaaccgggtcaacgccatgcgcattgctgctgcttcgcatcccatcagagttcccttcagggagatggtccatagtttctAAATGAGTGCAACATTGGCCAATGACAGATCTCTGCTGTGCCGTATAGGATATGCAATACTGTAGCGATGGATAGGATATGCGATACTGTAGCGATGGTGAAGCACACCAACGGGTCAAACAAATGTATTCACTAAGAGAAGAGTGAACCTGTGCCCAAAACTGAAAGGACTTTTGTCTTAACACTGCGAATCAGTCAAGCACAAAATGTCGACTGGCTCAGAAACCAGCCAGCTGTCTTCTTCCTCTCAGAGAGAAGCGCGAGTCCGTGACGCATTCTAGCCTAGTCCGGCCAAGTCCTCGTGCAACGATGGTCTCTACGCGGTACAATACCACGCGCATGTGATTGATGCTTTATTTCAATGGGGGCAAGATGTCGAAGCATCATGTGCAGAGAGCACTCACAATGACTGATAGTGCAAGCAACAGCTCGCGTTGGCGCTTGACGCAGGATGGCGATATCACCGACGGCCAATTTTAGCGCTCAGTGAGGCATCTAAGACTTTCACCTAATAACGCACCAGAAGGCGTACGTCATTTACAGTTCACACCTTCAAACAGATGGGTTGTTTTGTTTACTGGTTAGATGCAGCAATCATATTGTGCAAGTGTGCCTCGTGAACGCGCCTGGCATACGAACTATACCACTGAAAGAACGAGCTAGCGAATCAGTGAATCACCGCGTCACCGTAAGCGTTTCTTTCGCGACAGCTCCAGTCGGGGATAGGATATTTGACGAGAAATAGCCTGTAAACCGTCGCACAAAAGGACACGTACACCAGTGAGGTTCGTAAACGATGAACGCAGGCAAAGAATCGGTAGGTCATGCATGTTTTTGCATAGCTGCTTTGGCATCGCAAGTCCTTGGGGCTGATCGGTGAACGTAACAGAGCCAGAGAAACATATTTTCTCTGAAATATGCGAGCACGCCATAAAAAACCAATGGAGAGTACGAATGTTACTGTAAGTTATCGCACTCCGGTTTTGTTTATTAAAAACAGCAGTGCGGAATCCCTCAAGTATAGCAATCACATTTTCGATCGTCCTTCCACATGCATGCGATGCGCACAAACCTATTTCGCGAACTAAAACTAGTCTGCGCATATAACGCCAAGCGAAAAACATACTATGTATTgctggcaatgaaaaaaaaaacagaccccaCACAAGCATTACTGAAACCAGAGTGAGATATGGCGACATACTGCACAATAAACTCCGACATGTCTAGTCAATTACTTTTTGCGCAAAAGTTCTGAGACAACTAACAAAACAAGCACGTACGTACGCAACTAACTCAAACCTACATCTTGTTATGCGACGTGTCTGCGGCGTTAGAGCGGGCATTCAATTCAGAAAACCACGAAGCATACGCATGGTTGAttgagatgtggggtttaacgtcccagaaccaccatatgtttatgagagacgccgttgtggagggctccggaaatttcgattacctggggttctttaacgtgcacccaaatctgagcacacgggcctaaaacatttccgccttcatcggaaatgcagccgccgcagccgggattcgatcccgcgacctgcggctcagcagctgcgtaccttagccactagaccaccgtggcagggcgggCATACGCATTGTGAGAGACTCGCAATTTACTTCGCGAAGTCTAGTGTAAAATGTTGGCCAGAACTTCTGATGCCAGATTCTCTGCAACCATGTATTTTGTCGCATCTCGTTGCGTTTAACAGGCGGTATAATGAAGAGCTCTCAGCCATCACTAGACTAATTATAGAATCAGAAGGCGCAACAGCCTTCCACAGCAACCGACAGTGACGCCAATCTTGGGTGAAAGTTTCACAGCACAACGCACACAGATGTGCATGTGCTGTACACTGCAGCGCGTCCGCGCTTCGAAAGAAAATATGGTAGCCAAGGTGACTGTTAACGAACGAACTCTGCGAGTGATTGCGCGTGACGGCATCTAGCCAATACCGACGCAGCGCCAGCCGCGGAGAGGTCGGAGGAGGAACAAAAGGAGAAAGGCGCGCTTTTAACCACATACGTCACTATTTTGCGAATTTCGGCTTTGTGTGAGTGTATGCGAGAGAGCACAGTGGTGCCTCTAGCGGGAACAACGAGAACTAGTGGACACGCTGCCGACAACTAACAATCAGTGAGCTTAAGAAACGTGACGAACAAGCTCCTAAAACGAAACGCAGTCATGATAAACAGGCCACTTAGAAGGATGAAAAGAGAATTTTCGTTTCTATGAGGTGCCCAGTTATTACAGGGCAGAAGTGAGtggtaacagaaaaaaaacactttcacTTCTACTATTGCTAGTGCTTccgctattattattattattattattattattattattattattattattattattattattattgttattattattattattattatgcctgAAAGGATGATTGAAGGATTGATTCAAGCTCACAGGATTCAAGTTTGAAAGGGTGAAATATTCGTTGAAACAGGGTGTCACGAAGCCAACTTAGATGAGTGGTtcgtcttcttcaaggctgcaatcGAAAGCTTCAACACAAATTGTGGCCTCGAAGAAGATAAGCCCGCATGTCGAAACAATGGATCCAGTGATACCCGGTACTCacgaatactactactactactactactactactactactactactactacctctATTACTACACTACACTATATTAGCATTCTCACTGAATACTCAGCGACATTTTTTCTCTTCACCAGGCCCCGCTATTGGTGGCGGTGGAGGTGGAGGCGGCGGCGCCACGACCTACAAGACGGGTTCCACGTATCTGGTCAAGTCCTTGCACCCAGTAAGCACTGGTGGGGGAGGCGGTGGAGGCAAAGTTGGAGGAGGTGGCGGAGGCGGCCACCACGGTGGAGGCGGCGGTGGacacggtggtggcggcggtggacatggtggtggcggcggaggATGGTCCGGAGGAGGTGGCGGCGGATGGTCTGGAGGCGGTGGAGGCGGCGGTGGCTGGGACCGCTAACCAGACGCTTACCACAGGACCAAGAAAGACTTGCACGATCAAACGGCCCCCGCAATCGACGACCACAGCATTTTCACTCAACGGCCAAACCCGGCCTCAAACCCTTGTGCAATAAAACATCGGACAGATCGTTACCATTAAAATCACAAAACGCAAAAATTTGGCTCCTTTTTTTTACCGACGCTTCAGTTCGAAGCATTGCACTTTGCACGGTATATGGTGGCAACGGCGTATGGGTGATAAGCCAGCTGACGAAACCGAATGCCTTTCATCAAATTGGGAAAACACGATAAAGTTTGCATACGCATCTCCTCCAATTACTAAAGCCTTATTTAAAGTGCATGCTGATTTTCAAGATCATGCTTTCGCGGCCGCAGTCAGGCAACAGCGGCCTTCCAAAATGTATGCGTGATGCCTTCAATAAAACTGCGTGGCAGAGCGGGACATAGGCAGATTTGTGATAATAATAATAGCTCTTGCCGTTtctccaaaaccacgatatgatgatGAGGTAAGCCGTAACGTAAATTTTGACTAGCTCGTGTTCTTTTATGTACACTTCAATCTCCACACAAAAACCTCCACAGCAGTTCTCCTCCATGCATCTAGGTGAGGCCACCGCGgctggtattcgatcccgcgaccttctggtGAGGCGCCGAGCACAATAACCACCAGTCAACTACGGCACGTCAAAGAAGGGATACAAACGAGCACTTGTCTGTCTCACTTATTTCTGCATTCGGTCCTGCAGCGCCGTTCGATTAAACATGAACGCAAACTAAATTGCCCTGTATTCTAAGCTGCTTATCTTTGTGACGCTTATGTGCTGCACGTTAAGGGAAGTGCGATTGCAAGATTGAGCCTGAAACACAGCTGAGACGTATTTCCTACAGTCCGACTGTTTTTAAGAATGAAAACATATGTtaatttgttcttttttgttgttataAGCCATGGATTACAAGGGTGTCCTCGACGCAATCAAAGCTCCCGACTCTCAAACTTTTTCAAACTTTTGGTCATGTTAACATCAGTCGTCAGCTTGCATAAGCGTTACATTGAACCCTCATTCtaatattttgccaaataaaggAAAATAATTAGCTCTGCAATGGGAAACGCTAGATGCATGCTTATGAACTTCGCAATGTACACACACTTCAACTACCTTGAAAAATGTACCTGCTGCGCAAGCAGAAGGAGAAAAGAAGGGAGACAGCTATTGCTGCAGAAAAGCCGTTTACCACAATTAGGCCACACGACCAGTTAGTAAGACCATGGTTATGGTATGGCGTTACGGTTTCACTAAAGAaaccttttctttattttgtaaCCATAAGCAAATTAAATATTAATTATACCAATCCCCAATAGCTTTTTGGTAGCAATATCACCACTCACGTTTCCAACGTACCTCCCgagttccgtttttttttttatgaataacTCATCAAAATATGAGAGAAGCACATTCTGctctgtgtattttttttttcttctatatttaCGAACCAGAAATTTCTCACATCCACGTAATACATTTTGATAGTGAAGATTGCTTCAGTTTGTTCAACCTGTTAATGGGTGGAATGAAATATGCACAAGGAGCGGGAAATGTTCCATTAGAGCCAACCGCTATAGGCACCCGTGAAGCTCTTTTTCAGGCTCCAGGAGAACTACGCCTTTTCACTTCGGCATAGATAGTGCCCACAACGCTAGCGACCACGAGGATCATTTCCAGGTCTACTTTACTAAAGAGCTAGcaccgtttcattttttttttcttgcctgtttAAGTCCGGGTTGCTTTTGTGGTGAACTTTTATTTAGTACCCGTTGCCAtatagtttcccaaaattaactggagggcactctggcgctgcgatcgctcagcgaccatgggaatgatgggtagtacacacatttacctatcttcgtacttgtgggcggcgaatcgtacttgcggcttcgtttattgctggttacggttttgttttgaaagaaaaaacgaacccttttgaacttagtgacttgattcaaaatggtaagcctaaaagaataaggttgtgaagtgcaaacggtgaacatttgctaatttatgttttcgtgaaaaaacagctccaagccacacaaacacacacggagccagaagcaggccagaagtacgaaaattaggcaaatgtgtgtactacccatcattcccatgctcgctgaagcgccgtgcgttgcagctcccatagacactagcgccagagttccctctagtgtatattaagaaactctatgcccgTTGCGATTGCTACGATGACTGTGTCAGGTATGAATCCCAGTTTGTCCGATGTGTCACGAATGCAGTATACAGGATCATGTGGTGCGTGCTACATCGGGTAGACTGAGAGGTGTCTCAGTGAACGCCTGCGTGAACACGCGCGTAATGTTCGCAATAAAAATGATCGCTTGTTGGCTTAGAATGTGAACAGGTGTGGTAGCCATGCGCTGTTTGAAAATACAGTTGTATTATAATAGGTACAAACATGATCTCACTCGCATGAATATGCAAGCTAAGAGAATGGCTGGGGAACCTGACAACTGCGTGAGCAAACCATCTATTGCCCTCCAGCTTTATTACTGGCAAACCGCGCATGTGTGCAATGAGTCAGATATTCTGCCTCGTGCTTCGGGTGTATGAAGTTTGTCACTTGTTCAAATGCtaactttcctttctttttttatggttGTCATATTTAAATGCAGTGCAGGacgaataaaccttcagttgatagtccgCTCTTGTACTTGTCCTTCTTTCGTCCATGTTTTTTACCTAGTAGTATATACTTAGATCAGTGACAAGCCTCGGCATTAGTGAAATTTACCATTGTAAGCGAACATCATTGTCCTCACATTAATGTTACGTGGAACATCGCAGATAAATTTATTGTAATAATGACTTAATTGTTTTGACAAAAAAAAGCTTACGACTATCGGTCTTCAAAGACTTGTGTCTTCGTCATCAATAGTTAACGGTCATTTTGAAGACCCTAAAAGTTGGCATCCATCTTAAAGATGCGCTTTGCGACAGTGCAAGAACACTCGCTACTGAGGCCTGTGCAGAAGCATATTGGTAAGAAAGAGAAATCGAGAACCAAAGCGTTTTATGGTGCAGTCTCTCACCATGCAATGCGACCGCGGTGAGCACAGCCTTGCGGGATCACGGTCGGTGCATGCCACATCCGCTCTCCTCGGCTCCCGCACCACTCGACACTCCGTGCCCGTTCATGCGTGGCGTCGCACGCATTAATGAGGACCGGCCGAAAAAAGAACGGGCAACATGCTCCCTCTTCCGTCACTGCATTCTTTTCCCAAGTACACAAAGCAGGATACAGCGTCAGCAACACAGATGTGTACCGGTTGCATGCAGCCGTTCCATCCTCTGGAACTAGTTTTCCTTTGCGCGTCAGGGAGTGGCTATCCAAGTTACAAGTTAAAGGTCACCAGTTCCTCGTGCATTTGCCCAAGACTACTTGAAGGCAAAAGTCACCTTCCTCTTTGAAGTGCAGAGCACTTCCGGGGATCTGCTTGTCATCTATTCATATATATCAAGGCGCGTGATCACGCTCACAGCGAAGTGCTCACCACAAGCCACAACAAGCATAGCAAAGATCAAACCCGGTTTAAAATGAAGGAACAAGGTCCGAAATATTATAATTAAGAAAAACATACAAGAGGTAATCGCATCAACTTAAAGTCGCTAAAACGTTTCGCAAACGCATACGGCTGACTCCAGCGGAAGGCGCTTATGCACTGAAGCGCTGCGCTGAGTCGCCGGGGGAGCAACCCGACGGAACACTGCAAGCGACGCCTATCGCAAACGACGTAACACAATGTCCTTAAAGGGCAGGGAAAAGTAGCACACGTGTCGCACGCCGAGTATGTGAGTCTGCCTAGCAAGATTGTACTCGTGCCTGGGAAACCCTGCATggtgttgcgaacgacgggccgctcgcgccgaagccaccactgttgcgtagcgtaggtttatcagctcgcgactgcttctgcgcagagctgataagacgagcggacgagacgacggtgagttaaacaaggtttatgtacagcatatatacagaagcgttacaatttcggcactggggccgacagcgactcgaaaagccgagctcttctctctaacacataggtcagcttttcgcctaaaaccgccgactcacacacatgccggctctccgacacggggcctcctctcactcacatcggaccgccgatcgcgacgcgccgcagggcttcttttatttacaccgggtccaaccaaaatgtccaatcagaagcgccgctttgtcgtcagggcagattcctccaatggggggtcgccgcgccatgcgtcagaccaccagacacgagaccgccggctcgctgtcacgtgcgcagatgactcaatgcacgtgggccagagacgcgccgcgcgtgtttacgccgttcgcgccaggcagactgcgggcaggccttgacccagattgcctttttcagaggcacggccgtttgacgaggactcgctggcataacaatggTCACCACTAACATTGGCGCCATTGAAGCTTTGGTAAAAGGAGCAAGGTAACTCTACGAGCAGCACTCACTGGGTGCCCGTGCGTGGAACTTTCTTAGATTTGACAGCAGTGAAGCTGTCACGTGTTCTGTTTTTCCTTGGTCTATTGTATTGATCCCACCTCCCGACGGAACCTTTCTGCACCAAATGTTATTTTGCACAGCCTTAGCGATCGGAGTCATCAGAAGTTTCCTGCTATATTCtcaggcacggaggaaggaaaaaggtaaggagaggacatgcccagccggcgcagggcgtgaaaagtgtggcggaaataacatcatggcggccatattcactaggcacaatggcggcgttgctatggttacaggttgcgcagtggagctggtctagcagtgagcggccgcggctggcggcggaatgtgtgcctccccaggtctcgtgctgagccgtggcggacaatatctgtgctctgcgccgcgttattggttacgcagtgttctcctggctgttacattactcttagcaacgtttacaaatccctttgtccatcacggggtttcaacagtgcgtagaacataTCCATGTGCATATCCATGTGCATGAAAGTGCATATCCATgggtcgtgc is a genomic window containing:
- the LOC142814392 gene encoding uncharacterized protein LOC142814392, whose product is MDPVIPGPAIGGGGGGGGGATTYKTGSTYLVKSLHPVSTGGGGGGGKVGGGGGGGHHGGGGGGHGGGGGGHGGGGGGWSGGGGGGWSGGGGGGGGWDR